From Deinococcus terrestris, one genomic window encodes:
- a CDS encoding CDP-alcohol phosphatidyltransferase family protein, translating into MTHGKARPAREWAAEAVFRPLAERLVPPLARRRVNPLHVVLTHAAVGLLAAGLLRRGHSLTPALLLQVKTVLDNLDGQLARATGQTTETGRYLDSELDALVNAAVLTGLAGRWGLPLTLLLSLILSTDYLWERDHREARGQVFRDPPAQAGDDPRLLGLLRRVYALYFTPQERVLGALFGARLRGAAGGDPTPADCLTYTPATINRVAVNLGLSTQLLALGAALALRRPRLYLWSLPAQAGLLVGVQLWREEQVRRGRQPSSSG; encoded by the coding sequence ATGACCCACGGCAAGGCCCGCCCCGCCCGTGAGTGGGCCGCCGAAGCGGTCTTCCGGCCGCTGGCCGAGCGACTGGTGCCTCCCCTGGCCCGGCGGCGGGTCAATCCGCTGCATGTGGTCCTGACCCATGCGGCGGTGGGCCTCCTCGCGGCAGGGCTGCTGCGGCGCGGCCACTCCCTGACCCCCGCCCTGCTCCTTCAGGTCAAGACGGTGCTGGACAACCTCGACGGACAACTCGCCCGCGCGACCGGGCAGACCACCGAGACGGGGCGCTACCTCGACTCGGAGCTGGACGCGCTGGTGAACGCCGCCGTCCTGACCGGGCTGGCAGGGCGCTGGGGCCTGCCGTTGACCCTGCTGCTGAGCCTGATTCTGAGCACCGACTACCTGTGGGAGCGCGACCACCGGGAGGCGCGGGGCCAGGTTTTCCGTGACCCGCCTGCCCAGGCGGGAGACGATCCCCGGCTGCTGGGGCTGCTGCGGAGGGTCTACGCGCTGTACTTCACCCCGCAGGAACGAGTGCTGGGGGCGCTGTTCGGGGCGCGGCTGCGAGGAGCAGCGGGAGGCGACCCCACCCCCGCCGACTGCCTTACCTACACACCCGCCACGATCAACCGGGTGGCGGTGAACCTGGGGCTCAGCACGCAACTGCTGGCCCTGGGCGCGGCGCTGGCCCTGCGGCGGCCCCGGCTGTACCTCTGGAGCCTGCCCGCACAGGCGGGGCTCCTCGTCGGGGTGCAGCTCTGGCGCGAGGAACAGGTACGCCGGGGCCGTCAGCCCTCTTCCAGCGGGTAG
- a CDS encoding DUF2270 domain-containing protein, with protein sequence MTSGTVPAPLLGAVSDRDYSTNAANALIHLYRAEVGKMTAYRQRLDMTTNWSVVTTAGLASFALGDPNNSHATFLFAMGMNYFFLRLEARRFRTFEIAHHRVRIMERFFYPAMLGDRVDAGWHQLLLAELSKPRSPMTRADALGWRLNRNYLWIYGAVLIAWFAKLDLSMPKGWILEFPDAFALADIGNFPGWLVFLGVAIFYGFLISLAVRAARTYPLEEG encoded by the coding sequence GTGACCTCCGGCACCGTTCCTGCCCCGCTGCTGGGTGCCGTCAGCGACCGCGACTATTCCACCAACGCGGCGAACGCCCTGATTCACCTCTACCGCGCCGAGGTGGGCAAGATGACCGCCTACCGCCAGCGCCTCGACATGACGACCAACTGGTCGGTCGTGACGACGGCGGGTCTGGCCTCCTTCGCGCTGGGTGACCCCAACAACAGCCACGCGACCTTCCTCTTTGCGATGGGCATGAACTACTTCTTCCTGCGGCTGGAGGCCCGGAGATTTCGCACCTTCGAGATCGCCCACCACCGGGTGCGGATCATGGAGCGCTTCTTCTATCCCGCGATGCTGGGCGACCGGGTGGACGCCGGGTGGCACCAGCTCCTGCTGGCCGAGCTGAGCAAGCCCCGATCCCCCATGACCCGCGCCGACGCCCTGGGCTGGCGCCTGAACCGCAACTACCTGTGGATCTATGGGGCAGTCCTGATCGCTTGGTTCGCCAAGCTCGACCTGTCCATGCCCAAGGGCTGGATTCTGGAGTTCCCCGACGCCTTTGCGCTGGCCGACATCGGCAACTTTCCGGGGTGGCTGGTGTTCCTGGGGGTCGCCATCTTCTACGGCTTCCTGATCTCGCTGGCGGTGCGGGCCGCGCGGACCTACCCGCTGGAAGAGGGCTGA
- a CDS encoding MBL fold metallo-hydrolase, whose amino-acid sequence MIQPRQHGAVRVWSLSTGPLQENAVLVAGTENEGFLFDPGDDAERILALVRGSGVTVRGILLTHAHFDHIGAVQPVREALGVPVWLHPADLPIYRLGAASAARWNLPFTQPADPEHGIAQGQPFTAGDLTLTARELPGHAPGHVVFVGDGFVVAGDTLFQGSIGRTDLPGGNHTQLLDGIARELLSLPDDVAVYPGHGPATTVGAERRTNPFLR is encoded by the coding sequence ATGATTCAGCCGAGGCAACATGGCGCGGTCCGCGTCTGGTCCCTGTCCACGGGTCCCCTCCAGGAGAACGCGGTCCTGGTGGCCGGAACGGAGAACGAGGGCTTCCTCTTCGACCCTGGCGACGACGCGGAGCGGATTCTGGCGCTGGTGCGGGGGTCGGGCGTCACCGTGCGGGGCATCCTGCTCACGCACGCGCACTTCGACCATATCGGGGCGGTGCAGCCCGTGCGGGAGGCGTTGGGGGTGCCCGTGTGGCTGCACCCCGCCGACCTCCCGATCTACCGCCTGGGAGCGGCGTCGGCGGCCCGCTGGAACCTGCCCTTCACCCAGCCCGCCGACCCCGAGCACGGCATCGCCCAGGGGCAGCCCTTCACGGCGGGCGACCTGACCCTCACGGCGCGGGAGTTGCCGGGGCACGCGCCGGGGCATGTGGTGTTTGTCGGGGACGGGTTTGTCGTCGCCGGGGACACCCTCTTTCAGGGGAGCATCGGGCGCACCGACCTGCCGGGGGGGAACCACACGCAACTGCTGGACGGCATCGCGCGGGAGCTGCTGAGCCTGCCGGACGACGTGGCGGTCTATCCCGGCCACGGCCCGGCGACCACGGTGGGGGCCGAGCGGCGCACCAATCCCTTTTTGCGGTGA
- a CDS encoding DNA polymerase III subunit delta': MTLPAALLHGPLLEQAGAFSGNALLLTGPARVGKRAAALTIAGAHNCSGTRGLYGEGCGACPSCRALSAGAHPDLLIVEPRTTTSTGKAARRKVIPVGAVLSARDKGREYETHVFEFLEVRPTFRRRVVVVDGAEYLGPEAANALLKLVEEPPHGALFVFLAEDRRSVLPTIQSRSARLDVAPAPDRVIERGLTLLGEETDQALVAFAAGRAGVLDAREAVRAALADAAEFTGALGEGLLTALEAAERLEKRWDATWHPEALRFAWRDRSPHERARADTALEALQSALEAYASPSLSFQVFALRLREAFGLEA, translated from the coding sequence ATGACCCTGCCCGCCGCCCTGTTGCACGGCCCGCTGCTCGAACAGGCGGGTGCTTTTTCCGGCAACGCGCTGCTGCTCACCGGTCCGGCGCGGGTGGGCAAGCGGGCAGCGGCGCTGACGATCGCCGGGGCGCACAACTGCTCGGGCACCCGGGGCCTGTACGGCGAGGGCTGCGGCGCCTGCCCCTCCTGCCGGGCGCTGTCGGCGGGGGCGCACCCCGACCTGCTGATCGTGGAGCCGCGCACGACGACCAGCACGGGCAAGGCCGCGCGGCGCAAGGTCATTCCGGTGGGCGCGGTGCTCTCGGCCCGCGACAAGGGCCGCGAGTACGAGACGCACGTGTTCGAGTTCCTGGAGGTCCGGCCCACCTTCCGCCGCCGGGTGGTCGTCGTGGACGGGGCCGAGTACCTGGGGCCGGAAGCCGCCAACGCCCTGCTCAAGCTGGTCGAGGAGCCGCCGCACGGGGCGCTGTTCGTCTTTCTTGCCGAGGACCGCCGCTCGGTGTTGCCCACCATCCAGAGCCGCAGCGCCCGGCTGGACGTGGCTCCGGCCCCCGACCGCGTCATCGAACGCGGCCTGACCCTGCTGGGCGAGGAAACGGACCAGGCGCTCGTCGCCTTTGCCGCTGGGCGGGCCGGGGTCCTGGACGCGCGGGAGGCAGTGCGGGCGGCCCTCGCGGACGCCGCCGAGTTCACCGGGGCGCTGGGGGAGGGCCTGCTGACCGCCCTCGAAGCCGCCGAGCGGCTGGAAAAGCGCTGGGACGCCACCTGGCACCCGGAAGCCCTGCGGTTTGCCTGGCGGGACCGCTCCCCCCATGAGCGTGCCCGCGCGGACACGGCGCTCGAAGCCCTGCAATCCGCGCTGGAGGCTTATGCCAGCCCCAGCCTGAGCTTTCAGGTCTTCGCCCTGCGGCTGCGCGAGGCCTTCGGGTTGGAAGCCTAG